The following proteins are co-located in the Polymorphospora rubra genome:
- the cydB gene encoding cytochrome d ubiquinol oxidase subunit II gives MDLTTVWFLLIAVLFTGYFILEGFDFGVGILLPALGRDDRERRVLINTIGPVWDGNEVWLITAAGAMFAAFPEWYATLFSGFYLPLLLILIALIFRNVAFEYRHKRPDAAWKARWDTAITVGSAVPAVAWGVILANIVHGVPLSADHEYTGDLLAALHPYTLLGGATFLALFATHGALFLALKTTGDVRERANQLAGRLGMVTFPLTAVFLAWTLDLRQNPAAVALTLLAILALVAGLAANRVRREGWAFTGTTVATGLLVATAFTAIFPDVLPSTTDPAGTLTTTNAAASGYTLGILTWIAAFCTPVVLAYQAWTYWVFRRRIGVANIPTD, from the coding sequence GTGGACCTCACCACCGTCTGGTTCCTGCTCATCGCCGTGCTGTTCACCGGCTACTTCATCCTCGAAGGCTTCGACTTCGGCGTCGGCATCCTGCTGCCCGCCCTCGGCCGTGACGACCGCGAACGCCGCGTCCTGATCAACACCATCGGCCCGGTCTGGGACGGCAACGAGGTCTGGCTGATCACCGCCGCCGGCGCCATGTTCGCCGCCTTCCCCGAGTGGTACGCGACCCTCTTCTCCGGCTTCTACCTGCCGCTGCTGCTCATCCTGATCGCCCTGATCTTCCGCAACGTCGCCTTCGAGTACCGGCACAAGCGCCCCGACGCCGCCTGGAAGGCCCGCTGGGACACCGCCATCACCGTCGGCTCCGCCGTCCCCGCCGTCGCCTGGGGCGTCATCCTGGCCAACATCGTCCATGGCGTGCCGCTGTCCGCCGACCACGAGTACACCGGCGACCTGCTCGCCGCCCTGCACCCGTACACGCTGCTCGGCGGCGCCACCTTCCTCGCCCTGTTCGCCACCCACGGCGCGCTCTTCCTGGCCCTGAAGACCACCGGCGACGTACGCGAACGCGCCAACCAGCTCGCCGGCCGCCTCGGCATGGTGACGTTCCCGCTCACCGCGGTCTTCCTCGCCTGGACCCTCGACCTGCGCCAGAACCCGGCCGCCGTCGCCCTCACCCTGCTCGCGATCCTCGCCCTGGTCGCCGGCCTGGCCGCCAACCGGGTACGCCGCGAAGGCTGGGCCTTCACCGGTACGACCGTCGCCACCGGCCTGCTCGTCGCCACCGCGTTCACCGCGATCTTCCCCGACGTGCTGCCGTCGACCACCGACCCGGCCGGCACCCTGACCACCACCAACGCGGCCGCCAGCGGCTACACGCTGGGCATCCTGACCTGGATCGCCGCGTTCTGCACCCCGGTCGTCCTGGCCTACCAGGCCTGGACCTACTGGGTCTTCCGGCGCCGGATCGGGGTGGCCAACATCCCCACCGACTGA